A window of Poseidonibacter antarcticus contains these coding sequences:
- a CDS encoding TPM domain-containing protein — MYINEADKQAISKSIELLESKSSAELVAVVTKKSATYKYESSVISIIMVCFISLICLYFDISTLFLMQIQILLFLVLHFIFDKFESLVLFLLPSFYKKSIASKYANIQFANLKLNRTKTKHALMFFVSIDEKYVEIITDENISVNISNDYWQEIVDEFIKDVKNGDLSGGYLKAINTCSIYLIKEFPIKDDDENELPNEVIELI; from the coding sequence ATGTATATAAATGAAGCAGATAAACAAGCTATTTCTAAGTCAATTGAACTTTTAGAGTCTAAAAGTTCTGCTGAATTAGTTGCAGTTGTTACTAAAAAAAGTGCTACATATAAATATGAATCATCTGTAATAAGTATAATTATGGTTTGTTTTATCTCTTTAATTTGTTTATATTTTGATATTTCAACTCTATTTTTAATGCAAATTCAAATACTTTTATTTTTAGTCTTACATTTTATTTTTGATAAGTTTGAAAGTTTAGTTTTATTTTTACTTCCAAGTTTTTATAAAAAGAGTATAGCAAGTAAATATGCAAATATACAATTTGCAAACCTAAAATTAAATAGAACAAAAACAAAACACGCTTTAATGTTTTTTGTAAGTATTGATGAAAAATATGTTGAAATAATTACAGATGAAAATATATCAGTAAATATATCTAATGACTATTGGCAAGAAATAGTAGATGAGTTTATAAAAGATGTTAAAAATGGCGATTTATCAGGTGGTTACTTAAAAGCTATTAACACTTGCAGTATTTATTTGATAAAAGAGTTTCCAATAAAAGATGATGATGAAAATGAACTTCCAAATGAAGTAATTGAGTTGATATAA
- a CDS encoding TPM domain-containing protein, whose translation MKKILIVIFLLSSFVFSSFANITDSFPQLTGRVVDNANLLSQSQKDSLTQILKAHEEKTSNQIVVLTLKSLDGYEIADYSYQLGRYWQIGQKDKNNGVLLVIALNDKKLRIEVGYGLEGALTDKISFEIIEYTLKPKFRSGQYYEGIQSAVNKIIQAINGEYKNDKKVTKSNNSEEFIPLIFFALIFLSILGNGVARTLRKQALYKATKSSIPSSFFGFFVYIMGSAFTSYSIILALIIFVVVFVFNFINTRNVDFDKLKSIKRNSSNKSHSGFGGFSSGGGFSSGGGGFSGGGGGFGGGGASGGW comes from the coding sequence ATGAAAAAAATATTAATAGTAATTTTTTTACTTTCAAGTTTTGTATTTTCATCTTTTGCCAATATTACAGATTCATTTCCACAACTTACGGGAAGAGTTGTAGATAATGCAAATCTTTTATCTCAAAGTCAAAAAGATTCTTTAACACAGATTCTAAAAGCTCATGAAGAAAAAACATCAAACCAAATTGTAGTACTTACTCTTAAGTCATTAGATGGTTATGAAATTGCTGATTATTCATATCAATTAGGAAGATACTGGCAAATTGGTCAAAAAGACAAAAATAATGGTGTATTACTTGTAATTGCCCTAAATGATAAAAAGCTTCGTATTGAAGTTGGTTATGGTTTAGAAGGTGCATTAACTGATAAAATTTCTTTTGAGATTATAGAATACACTCTAAAGCCAAAGTTTAGAAGTGGTCAATATTATGAGGGAATACAAAGTGCAGTTAACAAAATAATACAGGCTATAAATGGTGAATATAAAAATGATAAGAAAGTAACAAAAAGTAACAATAGTGAAGAGTTTATTCCTTTGATATTCTTTGCTCTTATATTTCTATCTATTTTAGGAAATGGAGTTGCTAGAACATTAAGAAAACAAGCATTATATAAAGCAACTAAATCATCAATTCCTTCATCATTTTTTGGATTTTTTGTTTATATAATGGGTTCTGCTTTTACTTCATATAGTATTATCCTTGCATTAATTATATTTGTTGTAGTTTTTGTATTTAACTTTATAAATACTAGAAATGTAGATTTTGATAAATTAAAAAGTATTAAAAGAAATTCTTCAAATAAATCTCACTCAGGATTTGGCGGATTTTCCAGTGGTGGCGGTTTTAGCTCTGGAGGTGGTGGATTCTCTGGTGGTGGCGGTGGATTTGGCGGCGGTGGTGCAAGTGGGGGCTGGTAG
- a CDS encoding HAD family hydrolase, translated as MSQKAVIFDLDGTLIDSLEDLANSVNQTLREFGFKTHEINAYKYFIGDGVKILLKRAIADTVNEQTIAKLHERFKVIYKKEIDTRTKVYDGIYELFNKLEKQDYQKAILSNKPHNFTLNCMDKFFKDYSFVNISGQKDTIAKKPDAQAALLIANELKKDVKDIYFVGDTKIDMQTAKNAGMIAIGVLWGFRDEKELRENGADFIVSNTNELYNILIS; from the coding sequence ATGTCACAAAAAGCAGTAATATTTGATCTAGATGGAACATTAATTGATTCACTAGAAGATTTAGCAAACAGCGTAAATCAAACACTTAGGGAGTTCGGGTTTAAAACGCATGAAATTAATGCATATAAATATTTTATAGGGGATGGAGTAAAAATTTTACTAAAAAGAGCTATAGCTGATACTGTAAATGAGCAAACAATAGCAAAACTTCATGAAAGATTTAAAGTAATCTATAAAAAAGAGATTGATACTAGAACAAAAGTATATGATGGTATTTATGAACTTTTTAATAAATTAGAAAAACAAGATTATCAAAAAGCGATACTTTCAAATAAACCTCATAATTTCACACTTAATTGTATGGATAAATTTTTTAAAGATTATTCATTTGTGAATATTTCAGGACAAAAAGATACTATTGCGAAGAAACCAGATGCACAAGCAGCATTATTAATAGCAAATGAATTAAAAAAAGATGTGAAAGATATATATTTTGTAGGAGATACAAAAATAGATATGCAAACTGCTAAGAACGCAGGAATGATTGCAATTGGAGTACTTTGGGGATTTAGAGATGAAAAAGAACTAAGAGAAAATGGTGCAGATTTCATAGTATCAAATACTAATGAACTCTACAATATTTTAATCTCTTAA
- a CDS encoding lysophospholipid acyltransferase family protein: MNFKQIKMAIYSTYLTNKFGFRLKKTKTRDEKILLRQEYTKALFAKLKIDVNIINKERLPQDGKFLLISNHRSIIDPLIIERTFMNINIKGYWVAKKELYNSFFFGMFTRNAGSILLDREAKNMSPFFKRLKEVVSEGTSIFIFPEGTRNKENTPLSSFKEGARIIALKNRLPILPVFIRTNANEILKEAINKRDKTLIIDIEIGTIIDYKDKTSLEENYRNIFNLDK; this comes from the coding sequence TTGAATTTCAAACAAATTAAAATGGCTATTTATTCAACTTATCTTACAAATAAGTTTGGTTTTCGTCTTAAAAAAACAAAAACAAGAGATGAAAAAATACTTCTTAGACAAGAATATACAAAAGCTTTATTTGCAAAATTAAAAATTGATGTAAATATTATTAATAAAGAAAGACTACCTCAAGATGGGAAATTTTTATTGATTTCAAATCATAGAAGTATTATCGATCCTTTAATAATTGAGCGTACTTTTATGAATATAAATATAAAAGGTTATTGGGTTGCAAAAAAAGAGTTATATAACTCTTTTTTCTTTGGTATGTTTACTAGAAATGCAGGTTCAATACTTTTAGATAGAGAAGCTAAAAATATGTCACCATTTTTTAAAAGATTAAAAGAAGTAGTATCAGAAGGAACATCTATTTTTATTTTTCCAGAAGGTACACGAAACAAAGAAAACACTCCACTATCTAGTTTTAAAGAGGGTGCAAGAATTATTGCTTTAAAAAATAGACTTCCAATTTTGCCTGTTTTCATAAGAACAAATGCAAATGAAATTTTAAAAGAAGCAATAAACAAAAGAGATAAAACTTTAATAATTGATATTGAAATTGGAACAATTATTGATTATAAAGATAAAACTTCATTAGAAGAAAATTATCGTAATATTTTTAATTTAGATAAATAA
- a CDS encoding S24 family peptidase produces the protein MNNITLEYTDVFDDNKVKNLTFSKHLINENFNEESLFVTLVDGKSMQPIINHKAVIISDLSNKSLENDGIYLVYYKNKMWVKRYNLRNNEFFSINPNFSHLIYKEKEIHLIAKVLLTFTNL, from the coding sequence ATGAATAATATTACCCTAGAATATACTGATGTTTTCGATGATAATAAAGTAAAAAATTTAACTTTTTCTAAGCACTTAATTAATGAAAACTTTAATGAAGAATCACTATTTGTAACACTAGTTGATGGGAAATCTATGCAACCTATTATAAATCATAAAGCAGTTATTATCTCTGATCTTTCAAATAAAAGTCTTGAGAATGATGGTATTTATTTAGTATATTATAAAAATAAAATGTGGGTTAAAAGATATAATCTAAGAAATAATGAATTTTTCTCAATTAATCCAAATTTTTCACATCTAATTTATAAAGAAAAGGAAATCCATTTAATTGCAAAGGTACTTCTTACCTTTACAAATCTATAA
- a CDS encoding ArsI/CadI family heavy metal resistance metalloenzyme yields MNTKKRLHMHITVDNLEESIHFYNIQFDAKPTKVKEDYAQWLLEDMSVNFAISTKGEEKGLNHLGIQYESDEALATAQKSFEDAGIKGKEEVGAICCYKESNKYWINDPSGLIWENYHSMNDVELYGGNEHSECCTPTFNDGKKPAFSITKPDKGCC; encoded by the coding sequence ATGAATACTAAAAAAAGACTACATATGCATATTACAGTTGATAATTTAGAAGAAAGCATACATTTTTATAATATACAGTTTGATGCAAAACCTACTAAAGTAAAAGAAGACTATGCACAATGGTTACTAGAAGATATGTCTGTAAACTTTGCAATATCAACAAAAGGTGAAGAAAAAGGTCTTAATCACTTAGGAATTCAATATGAAAGTGACGAAGCATTAGCTACTGCTCAAAAAAGTTTTGAAGATGCTGGAATCAAAGGTAAAGAAGAAGTTGGAGCAATATGCTGTTATAAAGAATCAAATAAATACTGGATAAATGACCCAAGTGGACTAATTTGGGAAAACTATCACTCAATGAATGATGTAGAACTATATGGAGGAAATGAACATAGTGAATGTTGTACTCCAACATTTAATGATGGTAAAAAACCAGCTTTTTCTATTACAAAACCTGATAAGGGTTGTTGTTAA
- a CDS encoding DUF2237 family protein has translation MQKKLNVLGEPLEPCSVNPLTGYYRDGCCFSGKDNDGVHAVCIYATEEFLAYSKEAGNDLSTPIPEYNFPGVKPGESWCLGGYSFVKAHQEGKAPQIFIHSTHERMLELIDLETLKSYAVDL, from the coding sequence ATGCAAAAAAAGTTAAATGTACTAGGTGAGCCATTAGAACCTTGTAGTGTAAATCCACTTACTGGATATTATCGTGATGGTTGTTGTTTCTCTGGAAAAGATAATGATGGTGTTCACGCTGTTTGCATTTACGCAACTGAAGAGTTTTTAGCATATTCTAAAGAAGCAGGTAACGATCTTTCAACTCCAATCCCTGAATATAACTTCCCAGGTGTTAAACCAGGTGAGAGTTGGTGTTTAGGAGGATATAGTTTTGTCAAAGCACATCAAGAAGGTAAAGCACCTCAGATATTTATACATTCTACACATGAAAGAATGTTAGAACTTATTGATTTAGAGACATTGAAATCTTATGCTGTGGATTTATAA
- a CDS encoding DUF2971 domain-containing protein, whose translation MKIKNETLLYKYRDFGEHTNQIIKLSELYFASPNFFNDPFDCNLQFRNINSYSSSEIKKFKKKVLQNTKSIRQDLNKTKSNKIFISNLEKEIKSWKANSGILSLSLIPNNILMWSHYSNNHKGLCFGFKGLKNQENSLPSEGIKVEYSKNEDYELISVLDEDYEKELTRLFTIKSKDWKYEKEYRFTRISLNGSKEYGSKKFYKKCLKEIIFGYKAEKTKIKNIINLCQSNGFEHVEFKKAKLVPGKFALDFDKINKDDY comes from the coding sequence ATGAAAATAAAGAATGAAACATTACTTTATAAATATAGAGACTTTGGAGAACATACTAATCAAATTATTAAACTTTCAGAGTTGTATTTTGCCTCCCCAAATTTCTTTAATGACCCTTTTGATTGTAATCTTCAATTTAGAAATATAAATTCATATAGTTCTTCTGAAATTAAAAAATTTAAAAAAAAAGTTTTACAGAATACAAAATCTATAAGACAAGATCTAAATAAAACAAAATCTAATAAAATTTTTATTTCTAATTTAGAAAAGGAAATAAAATCTTGGAAAGCTAATAGTGGTATTTTATCTTTGTCTCTTATTCCTAACAATATTTTAATGTGGTCTCATTATTCAAATAATCATAAAGGATTATGTTTTGGTTTTAAAGGATTAAAAAATCAAGAAAATAGTCTTCCTAGTGAAGGTATTAAAGTAGAATACTCAAAAAATGAGGATTATGAATTAATTTCCGTATTAGATGAAGATTATGAAAAAGAATTAACTCGGCTTTTTACTATAAAATCGAAAGACTGGAAATATGAAAAGGAATATAGGTTTACTAGGATATCTTTAAATGGAAGTAAAGAATATGGAAGTAAAAAATTTTATAAGAAATGTTTAAAAGAAATAATTTTTGGATATAAAGCAGAAAAAACTAAAATAAAAAATATCATCAATCTTTGTCAATCTAATGGTTTTGAACATGTAGAATTTAAAAAAGCTAAATTAGTTCCTGGAAAGTTTGCTTTAGATTTTGATAAAATAAATAAAGATGATTATTAA
- a CDS encoding NAD(P)/FAD-dependent oxidoreductase, whose translation MKIAIIGAGAAGIIAAITAKRLNKDIQIDLFDANKGIGKKILASGNGRCNISNSQVTAKNYLGENPDFVSYALKEFDFKSFEKFCKSIGLLLDIKETNKVYPLSNEAKSVTKLLELTLDSLGVNIYLESLISDVQKIENKFNIKTNDKEYKDYDKVLISNGLGAAPQLNANESGLDFASKFEHSFNLTYPSLVGLHTDVNYHSRMQGVKKECNVSLYINGQLEQEIFGDVLFTKYGVSGFAILDVSQVAAYNLSMYQDVKIAVNFFPKLHRNDLADQIQSLFKTTPNQKALDILTGMISNKIAPVLLEICKIDSEAKAGQVNAKQIKAISYQLNQWKLKITDTQGFGHAEASGGGVRTDEIDNRTYESKKCKNLYFAGEVLDIVGNRGGFNLQFAWASGYLVGKALGK comes from the coding sequence TTGAAAATAGCAATAATTGGAGCGGGAGCTGCTGGAATAATAGCAGCCATAACTGCTAAAAGATTAAACAAAGATATTCAAATAGATTTATTTGATGCAAACAAAGGTATTGGTAAAAAGATATTAGCTAGTGGAAATGGAAGATGTAATATCTCAAATAGCCAAGTGACAGCTAAAAACTATTTAGGAGAGAATCCTGATTTTGTTAGCTATGCTTTAAAAGAGTTTGATTTTAAATCTTTTGAAAAGTTCTGTAAAAGTATTGGATTACTTCTTGATATAAAAGAGACTAACAAAGTATATCCATTATCAAATGAAGCAAAATCAGTAACTAAGCTTTTAGAGTTAACACTCGATTCTTTAGGTGTTAACATATATTTAGAATCACTTATCTCAGATGTTCAAAAGATTGAAAACAAGTTTAATATCAAAACAAATGATAAAGAGTATAAAGACTATGATAAAGTTCTAATATCAAACGGTCTAGGAGCTGCACCACAACTAAATGCAAATGAATCAGGGCTAGACTTCGCCTCAAAATTTGAGCATAGTTTCAATCTAACTTATCCATCACTTGTAGGACTTCATACAGATGTAAACTATCACTCTCGTATGCAAGGAGTTAAAAAAGAGTGTAATGTATCACTATATATAAACGGACAGCTTGAACAAGAAATATTTGGAGATGTACTGTTTACAAAATACGGTGTTTCAGGTTTTGCTATTTTAGATGTTTCGCAAGTAGCAGCATATAATCTAAGTATGTACCAAGATGTAAAAATAGCAGTAAATTTTTTCCCAAAGCTTCATAGAAATGACTTAGCAGACCAAATCCAAAGCTTATTCAAAACTACACCAAACCAAAAAGCCTTAGATATTTTAACAGGAATGATATCAAATAAAATCGCACCAGTTTTACTAGAAATCTGTAAAATTGATAGTGAAGCAAAAGCAGGACAAGTAAACGCAAAACAAATCAAAGCAATATCATATCAACTTAATCAATGGAAACTAAAAATCACAGATACACAAGGCTTCGGACACGCAGAAGCCAGTGGTGGTGGTGTAAGAACAGATGAAATAGATAATCGAACTTATGAAAGTAAGAAGTGCAAAAACCTATACTTTGCAGGAGAGGTTTTAGATATTGTTGGAAATAGAGGTGGATTTAATCTACAGTTTGCGTGGGCTAGTGGGTATTTAGTTGGGAAGGCATTGGGTAAATAA
- a CDS encoding cupin domain-containing protein has product MKNNIFENIIIDKKQEQFFELIKNDNIRIEKIVSNGQSSPINFWYEQKENEFVLILKGNAILEYEHKEVILKEGDFINIPAFTKHRVKYTNQMQPTIWLAIFY; this is encoded by the coding sequence ATGAAGAATAATATATTTGAAAATATTATAATAGATAAAAAACAAGAACAATTCTTTGAATTAATCAAAAATGACAATATAAGAATAGAAAAAATAGTATCAAATGGACAAAGCTCACCCATAAACTTTTGGTATGAGCAAAAAGAAAATGAATTTGTTCTTATATTAAAAGGAAATGCCATCTTAGAATATGAACATAAAGAAGTGATTCTAAAAGAGGGTGATTTTATAAATATTCCTGCTTTTACAAAACATAGGGTAAAATACACAAATCAAATGCAGCCAACAATATGGCTTGCAATATTTTATTAA
- a CDS encoding O-acetylhomoserine aminocarboxypropyltransferase/cysteine synthase family protein codes for MHNETIAVHGGYNKKEGYGSMAVPITQTTAYAFRDSEHAANLFALKELGPIYTRLNNPTTDVLEQRFAQLEGGAAALCVSSGQSSIFYAIANVAQAGDNILISDKLYGGAVTLLTHTIRRFGIQAHVFKSEDASNLEEQINDKTKAIFFESLSNPQIAVADIEKIVEIAKRNGVLTICDNTVATAALFNPIKWGVDVVVHSTSKYTNGQGTVLGGIIVERDGLAEFFKENAEKYTEFTTPDDSYHGLVYVDVPLPNFCLRARLSLARDIGAVQAPLNSWLLIQTLETLSLRVDKHSDNALEIAEFLSAHPKVKAVNYPGLKTDKYYDKAQKYFKDGKASGLISFDVESFDEAKRVIDSAKLFSVVVNIGDSKSLIVHPASTTHSQLTEEELTKVGVKPVTIRLSIGLENTEDLKADLEQALN; via the coding sequence ATGCATAACGAAACAATTGCAGTTCACGGGGGCTATAATAAGAAAGAGGGTTATGGTTCAATGGCTGTACCAATTACTCAAACTACTGCATATGCCTTTAGAGATTCAGAACACGCTGCAAATTTATTTGCTTTAAAAGAATTAGGACCAATTTACACAAGATTAAATAATCCTACAACAGATGTACTAGAACAAAGATTTGCACAACTTGAAGGTGGAGCAGCAGCTTTATGTGTTTCAAGTGGTCAATCATCAATTTTCTATGCCATTGCAAATGTTGCTCAGGCTGGAGATAATATTTTAATCTCTGATAAATTATATGGTGGTGCAGTTACTTTATTAACTCATACTATTAGAAGATTTGGGATTCAAGCACATGTTTTTAAATCTGAAGATGCTTCAAATTTAGAAGAACAAATTAATGATAAAACAAAAGCGATTTTCTTTGAATCATTATCAAATCCACAAATTGCAGTAGCAGATATTGAAAAAATAGTTGAAATAGCAAAAAGAAATGGTGTTTTAACAATTTGTGATAATACAGTTGCAACAGCAGCTTTATTTAACCCAATCAAATGGGGTGTTGATGTTGTAGTTCATTCAACTTCAAAATATACAAATGGTCAAGGTACTGTACTTGGTGGAATTATTGTAGAAAGAGATGGTTTAGCAGAATTCTTTAAAGAAAATGCAGAAAAATATACTGAATTTACAACACCAGATGATTCATACCATGGTTTAGTTTATGTTGATGTTCCTCTTCCAAACTTTTGTTTAAGAGCTAGATTATCATTAGCACGAGATATTGGTGCAGTTCAAGCTCCGCTTAATTCTTGGTTATTAATTCAAACATTAGAAACTCTGTCTTTAAGAGTTGATAAACATTCTGATAATGCTTTAGAAATTGCAGAATTTTTAAGTGCACATCCAAAAGTAAAAGCAGTAAATTATCCAGGTTTAAAAACTGATAAATATTATGATAAAGCTCAAAAATACTTTAAAGATGGAAAAGCATCTGGACTTATTTCTTTTGATGTTGAGTCATTTGATGAAGCAAAAAGAGTAATTGATAGTGCTAAATTATTTAGCGTTGTTGTAAATATTGGGGATAGTAAATCACTTATTGTTCATCCAGCATCTACAACTCACTCTCAATTAACAGAAGAAGAGTTAACAAAAGTTGGTGTTAAACCAGTTACAATTAGACTTTCAATTGGTTTAGAGAACACTGAAGATTTAAAAGCTGATTTAGAACAAGCGTTAAATTAG
- a CDS encoding RrF2 family transcriptional regulator, which yields MPLISTKGVYGLTAMYELSKHEADTPMQIKEISSNANIPQNYLEQLLSKLRRAGLVKSIRGAKGGYVLAFLPKEIKVVDILVALEGDIKVVDVKAKNPILNIFFDESKEQIKKIFDLNLSNLDDYQDKYNEFLHYSI from the coding sequence ATGCCATTAATTTCAACAAAAGGTGTATATGGTTTAACAGCCATGTACGAACTTAGTAAACATGAAGCAGATACTCCAATGCAAATCAAGGAAATCTCTTCAAATGCTAATATTCCTCAGAATTATTTAGAACAATTATTGAGTAAACTTAGACGTGCTGGACTTGTTAAAAGTATAAGAGGTGCTAAGGGTGGGTATGTTTTAGCATTTTTGCCTAAAGAAATTAAGGTAGTTGATATTTTAGTAGCACTAGAAGGTGATATTAAAGTTGTTGATGTGAAAGCTAAAAACCCGATATTAAATATATTCTTTGATGAGTCAAAAGAACAAATAAAAAAGATTTTTGATTTGAATCTATCTAATTTAGATGATTATCAAGATAAATATAACGAATTTTTACATTACAGTATATAA
- the cysK gene encoding cysteine synthase A: protein MKYAKNITELIGNTPLVKLQGASEESGATVLGKCEFMNPSHSVKDRIGTNMINKALEQGLINKDTTVIEPTSGNTGIALASVCAALGIKLVLTMPSSMSIERRRLLKALGADLVLTEPEKGMKGAIDKALELSEENSNSFIPQQFANAANPEIHRLTTAKEIIADTDGKVDIFIAAIGTGGTITGTGEVLRENNPNVQIIAVEPDASPVLSGGKPGPHKIQGIGAGFVPDVLNTELYNEVIQVSNEDAIATSRALAKEEGLLVGVSAGANAFVAKQVASRPENKGKTIVTILCDTGERYLSSGLYDYDEE, encoded by the coding sequence ATGAAATATGCAAAAAATATAACAGAATTAATTGGTAATACACCTTTAGTAAAATTACAAGGTGCAAGTGAAGAAAGTGGTGCAACTGTTTTAGGGAAATGTGAGTTTATGAATCCATCACATTCTGTAAAAGATAGAATTGGTACAAATATGATTAATAAAGCTTTAGAGCAAGGGTTAATCAACAAAGACACAACAGTTATTGAACCAACATCTGGAAATACAGGTATTGCCTTAGCAAGTGTTTGTGCAGCTTTAGGAATCAAATTAGTTCTTACTATGCCTTCATCAATGAGTATTGAAAGAAGAAGATTATTAAAAGCTTTAGGTGCTGATTTAGTATTAACAGAACCTGAAAAAGGAATGAAAGGTGCTATTGATAAAGCTCTTGAGTTAAGTGAAGAAAATTCAAATTCATTTATTCCACAACAATTTGCAAATGCAGCAAATCCTGAAATTCACAGATTAACAACTGCAAAAGAAATTATTGCAGATACAGATGGAAAAGTTGATATTTTCATCGCAGCAATTGGTACAGGTGGAACAATTACAGGAACAGGTGAAGTTTTAAGAGAAAATAATCCAAATGTTCAAATTATTGCAGTTGAACCTGATGCTTCTCCTGTATTAAGTGGTGGTAAACCAGGTCCTCATAAAATCCAAGGTATTGGTGCTGGATTTGTTCCTGATGTTTTAAATACTGAACTTTATAACGAAGTTATCCAAGTATCAAATGAAGATGCAATTGCAACTTCAAGAGCATTAGCTAAAGAAGAAGGTTTATTAGTTGGTGTTTCAGCTGGTGCAAATGCATTTGTTGCAAAACAAGTTGCATCTAGACCTGAAAACAAAGGTAAAACAATTGTAACTATTCTTTGTGATACAGGTGAAAGATATTTAAGTTCAGGACTATATGATTATGACGAAGAGTAA
- a CDS encoding DUF2061 domain-containing protein, translating to MQEKAYRSVVKSISWRVIGTLDTIIISYFITGNLKMAASIGSIELFTKMALYYFHERAWNKINLGRVKPSANDYQI from the coding sequence ATGCAGGAAAAAGCTTACAGATCAGTTGTCAAAAGCATATCTTGGCGTGTAATTGGGACTCTAGATACAATAATAATCTCATATTTTATTACTGGTAATTTAAAAATGGCAGCCTCTATTGGATCAATAGAATTATTTACAAAAATGGCTTTATATTATTTTCATGAAAGAGCTTGGAATAAAATCAATTTAGGTAGAGTTAAACCATCAGCAAATGATTATCAAATATAA
- a CDS encoding phosphoadenylyl-sulfate reductase, with product MSKELVEKLNLELKDKSTNEILEYFLKNYKNTSALSSSLAAEDQVLTDIILKKDKDARIFTLDTGRLHPETYDVMDATNLKYNIKLDVYFPNVDDVQNLYKTQGVNGQYESIEKRKTCCGIRKIEPLKRALKGLDIWFTGLRAAQSVTRTQMKLIEWDEGFNIIKVNALIDWNEDDVWSYIKENNVPYNKLHDQGFPSIGCAPCTRAVQDGEDIRAGRWWWENPEHKECGLHRK from the coding sequence ATGAGTAAAGAGTTAGTAGAAAAATTAAATTTAGAATTAAAAGATAAATCTACAAATGAAATATTAGAGTATTTTTTAAAGAATTATAAAAACACTTCAGCACTAAGTTCAAGCCTAGCTGCAGAAGATCAAGTTTTAACAGATATTATTTTGAAAAAAGATAAAGATGCAAGAATCTTTACATTGGATACAGGTAGATTACATCCTGAAACTTATGATGTTATGGATGCAACAAATCTAAAATATAATATCAAATTAGATGTATATTTTCCTAATGTTGATGATGTTCAAAATCTCTATAAAACACAAGGTGTAAATGGACAATATGAAAGTATTGAAAAAAGAAAAACTTGCTGTGGTATTAGGAAAATTGAACCTTTAAAAAGAGCCTTAAAAGGTTTAGATATTTGGTTTACAGGATTAAGAGCAGCTCAAAGTGTTACAAGAACCCAAATGAAACTTATCGAGTGGGATGAGGGATTTAATATAATAAAAGTAAATGCCTTAATAGATTGGAATGAAGATGATGTATGGAGCTATATAAAAGAAAATAATGTTCCATATAATAAACTTCATGACCAAGGCTTCCCAAGTATTGGATGTGCACCCTGTACTAGAGCCGTTCAAGACGGTGAAGATATTAGAGCAGGACGATGGTGGTGGGAAAACCCAGAACACAAAGAATGTGGTTTACACAGAAAATAA